A single region of the Archaeoglobaceae archaeon genome encodes:
- the udg gene encoding type-4 uracil-DNA glycosylase, which translates to METLEDIKKEILNCKKCHLHLTKNKYVPGTGSSSSGIVFVGEAPGREEDLKGEPFVGSAGKLLTEMLSSIGLTREEVYICNVLKCRPPNNRDPLPEEIEACGDYLIRQLNVIKPEVIVCLGRHSASFIFGLFGLPFTSITKVCGKVFEVENWNKKVKILPIYHPAAVLYRPQLREEYEKHFRIINELWGKGKQKTLFDF; encoded by the coding sequence ATGGAGACGCTCGAAGACATAAAAAAGGAAATTTTGAATTGTAAGAAGTGCCATCTTCATTTAACAAAGAACAAATACGTTCCTGGAACTGGAAGTTCTTCGTCAGGTATCGTATTTGTGGGAGAAGCACCAGGAAGAGAAGAAGACCTCAAGGGAGAACCTTTTGTCGGCAGTGCTGGTAAATTGCTGACCGAAATGCTATCATCAATAGGACTGACAAGAGAAGAAGTCTACATATGCAATGTTCTAAAATGCAGACCACCAAATAATCGGGACCCATTGCCTGAAGAAATAGAAGCATGTGGTGACTACCTCATCCGACAGCTAAATGTTATCAAGCCAGAAGTCATAGTCTGCCTCGGAAGGCATTCGGCTAGCTTTATTTTCGGTCTATTTGGCCTTCCATTTACATCAATCACAAAAGTTTGTGGCAAAGTTTTTGAAGTGGAGAATTGGAACAAAAAAGTAAAAATATTGCCCATCTACCATCCTGCAGCTGTTCTCTACAGACCACAGCTTAGAGAAGAATACGAAAAGCACTTTCGAATAATAAACGAGTTATGGGGAAAAGGAAAACAAAAGACCCTATTTGACTTTTGA
- a CDS encoding polyprenyl synthetase family protein, giving the protein MKDLQDRARIINEAIQCYLPEKELELYKAARHLIKAGGKRLRPIIAMVVTEALGEDYQRIMPAIVALEAIHNFTLIHDDIMDRDEMRRNVKTVHTLFGEATAILAGDTLFAEAFSLISKCKVDGENIRRAVELIADVCVKICEGQFMDMSFEKRNIKEPEYLEMVKLKTGVLIAASSSLPAVLFGKKDHFQPLWDYGIFAGIGFQIHDDILDLIGKDIGKDWGSDIVKGKKTLIVIKALEQGVELKTFGKQKASIEEIKKDVEKLQECGAIDYAKRKAQEYIELAKKNLSCIKNEEKRREIEELTDFLIKRGK; this is encoded by the coding sequence ATGAAAGATTTACAGGATAGGGCTAGAATAATTAACGAAGCCATACAATGCTACTTACCCGAAAAAGAGTTAGAATTGTATAAAGCTGCAAGGCATCTAATCAAAGCTGGTGGAAAAAGGCTTCGTCCCATAATAGCGATGGTTGTAACAGAAGCTCTGGGAGAAGATTATCAAAGAATTATGCCCGCAATCGTTGCCCTTGAAGCCATACACAACTTCACACTCATCCATGACGACATCATGGACCGGGACGAAATGCGAAGAAATGTTAAAACTGTCCACACACTTTTTGGGGAGGCAACAGCGATTCTCGCTGGAGACACCCTTTTTGCTGAGGCTTTCAGTCTTATTTCTAAGTGCAAGGTTGATGGAGAAAATATAAGAAGGGCTGTAGAACTCATAGCAGATGTGTGTGTAAAGATATGCGAAGGACAGTTCATGGACATGAGCTTCGAGAAGAGAAATATAAAGGAGCCAGAGTATCTCGAAATGGTAAAATTAAAGACAGGGGTGCTTATCGCGGCGTCATCATCACTTCCCGCAGTGTTATTTGGAAAAAAAGACCATTTTCAACCACTTTGGGACTACGGAATATTTGCAGGAATCGGTTTCCAAATCCACGACGACATACTTGACCTGATAGGTAAAGATATCGGTAAAGACTGGGGAAGTGATATCGTTAAGGGAAAAAAGACTCTTATAGTGATAAAAGCACTCGAACAAGGTGTCGAGCTCAAGACGTTTGGAAAACAAAAGGCAAGCATTGAAGAAATTAAAAAAGACGTGGAAAAACTTCAGGAGTGCGGTGCAATTGACTATGCTAAAAGAAAAGCTCAAGAATACATAGAGCTGGCCAAAAAGAACTTGAGCTGTATTAAAAACGAAGAAAAGAGAAGAGAAATTGAAGAACTGACAGATTTCCTTATAAAGAGGGGGAAGTGA
- the fni gene encoding type 2 isopentenyl-diphosphate Delta-isomerase: protein MKTGKRKLDHIRICLTEEVETGYTGLEDVMLIHNAIPEIDFSDIDPSVEFLNKRLSFPFIIASMTGGHEETEKINENLAIAVENTGIGMGVGSQRAGLEDEKVVNTFSIVRERAPKAFIYANIGAPQIIKDSEIVDKVIEMVDADAVAIHLNYLQEAVQDEGDKNAKGCLEAIEGICKSVKVPVIVKETGAGISREVAIKLKKAGAFAIDVGGKGGTSFSIVEAYRSEDDVIRDVGFEFADWGIPTAFSIVDCADVLPTIATGGIRTGLDVAKSIALGAKLASSALPFLAPAKISPDAVERRIRRFLLGFKTAMFLTGCIQVEELKRKPLFISGKLAEWIKFRGLDLESFCGGRR, encoded by the coding sequence GTGAAAACTGGAAAAAGAAAGTTGGATCACATAAGAATATGCCTAACCGAAGAAGTGGAGACAGGTTATACAGGACTGGAAGATGTCATGTTAATTCACAACGCAATCCCCGAGATAGATTTTTCAGATATAGACCCATCAGTGGAATTTTTAAATAAGAGGTTGTCCTTTCCTTTTATCATAGCCTCAATGACGGGGGGGCATGAAGAAACAGAGAAAATAAATGAGAATCTTGCAATAGCGGTCGAGAATACAGGCATTGGAATGGGTGTTGGAAGCCAGAGAGCAGGTTTAGAAGATGAAAAAGTTGTTAATACATTCTCAATCGTGCGAGAAAGGGCTCCAAAAGCTTTTATTTACGCAAATATCGGTGCACCGCAGATTATTAAAGACTCTGAGATTGTGGATAAAGTAATCGAAATGGTGGATGCAGATGCTGTTGCAATTCATCTAAACTACCTTCAGGAAGCCGTTCAGGACGAGGGAGATAAAAATGCGAAGGGTTGCCTTGAAGCCATTGAAGGAATTTGCAAGAGTGTTAAGGTTCCGGTCATTGTAAAGGAGACGGGTGCTGGGATCAGTAGAGAGGTTGCAATAAAATTAAAAAAAGCCGGAGCTTTTGCAATCGACGTTGGAGGTAAGGGGGGGACTTCTTTTAGCATTGTAGAAGCATACAGAAGCGAAGATGATGTTATAAGAGATGTTGGATTCGAATTTGCAGACTGGGGAATTCCTACAGCCTTTTCGATAGTTGACTGCGCAGACGTTTTGCCAACCATTGCTACAGGGGGGATTAGGACTGGCTTAGATGTTGCGAAAAGCATTGCACTTGGAGCTAAACTCGCAAGTTCAGCATTGCCTTTCTTGGCCCCAGCAAAAATTAGTCCTGATGCGGTGGAAAGAAGAATTCGTAGATTTTTGCTTGGGTTCAAAACTGCAATGTTTTTGACGGGTTGTATACAAGTTGAGGAATTAAAAAGAAAGCCTTTGTTTATAAGCGGAAAACTTGCAGAATGGATAAAGTTTAGAGGTTTGGATCTTGAGAGTTTTTGTGGAGGGAGAAGATGA
- a CDS encoding isopentenyl phosphate kinase, producing MKILKIGGSVLTQKEKFETFNEIAIEEISSAIAENYEDLILVHGAGSFGHPHVKKFGLDDPVSIAKIHDACVRLNEKFCKKLIEFGVPAIGMHPMTCDFSKIAEFLKKGFLPVLHGDVNLNFGITSGDDLVVELAEKFKVERVGFATNVEGIIVGGKVVKKFTREMRADQIGENDATGKMSGKIERVLSMKHKCRVFIFMGCGENVKKFLNGEEIGTEVIL from the coding sequence TTGAAGATTCTTAAAATCGGAGGCTCTGTTCTCACACAGAAAGAAAAATTTGAGACTTTCAACGAGATAGCAATAGAAGAGATATCCTCAGCTATCGCGGAGAATTACGAGGATTTGATCCTTGTTCACGGAGCTGGTTCATTTGGTCATCCACATGTTAAAAAATTTGGGCTTGACGATCCTGTTTCGATTGCCAAAATCCATGACGCATGTGTAAGGCTGAACGAGAAGTTCTGCAAGAAGTTAATCGAGTTCGGCGTTCCCGCAATCGGTATGCATCCGATGACTTGCGACTTTTCCAAGATCGCGGAATTTTTGAAGAAGGGATTTCTGCCAGTGCTTCATGGAGATGTGAATCTGAACTTTGGAATCACTTCTGGAGATGATCTCGTCGTAGAACTTGCAGAGAAATTTAAGGTTGAAAGAGTTGGTTTTGCAACCAACGTCGAAGGCATTATCGTTGGGGGGAAAGTTGTCAAAAAATTCACCCGCGAGATGAGAGCGGATCAAATTGGTGAAAATGATGCAACTGGAAAAATGAGCGGAAAGATTGAGAGAGTCCTCAGTATGAAACATAAATGCAGAGTTTTTATATTCATGGGTTGCGGGGAAAATGTTAAGAAGTTTCTGAACGGCGAAGAGATCGGGACTGAGGTGATTCTGTGA
- the mvk gene encoding mevalonate kinase, producing MIASAPGKIILFGEHSVVYGRHALVSAINLRCRVKVKKSNDFRIISPLGATGIDFKVHPYISTAIKRFSDIKKIDGAEIIVKSEIPIASGLGSSAAVTVATLMALSEEFGAHLNNEEIFEIAKRVELDVQGRASGIDPFISTFGGSWLFPERQRVELPFQFFVIKLWERSTKKMVEKVAEMRKAYPEVLEKIFDAIDAIALKAPKCKIEEFEELIYINQSLLRAIGVSSPEIDEIISKLEKDGFKVKLTGAGGGGCIFGIYKGKKPAGSFLVKPEREGVRIEDS from the coding sequence ATGATCGCCTCTGCTCCTGGAAAGATTATACTCTTCGGGGAGCATTCGGTCGTTTACGGAAGACACGCCCTTGTATCTGCTATTAATCTACGATGCAGGGTAAAAGTTAAGAAAAGCAACGATTTTCGTATTATTTCCCCGCTTGGAGCTACCGGAATCGATTTCAAAGTGCACCCCTATATAAGCACCGCAATAAAGAGGTTTTCTGATATTAAAAAAATTGATGGAGCAGAGATAATTGTAAAAAGCGAGATTCCAATCGCTTCCGGACTCGGAAGCTCTGCAGCAGTAACAGTTGCCACTCTCATGGCTTTGAGTGAGGAATTCGGAGCTCACTTAAACAATGAGGAGATATTTGAGATCGCGAAGAGGGTTGAGCTCGACGTTCAGGGTAGAGCAAGTGGAATAGATCCCTTTATTTCAACCTTTGGAGGTTCATGGCTCTTTCCAGAGAGACAGAGAGTAGAGTTACCATTTCAGTTCTTTGTAATAAAGCTGTGGGAAAGATCTACCAAGAAAATGGTAGAGAAGGTTGCAGAAATGCGAAAAGCATATCCGGAAGTTTTGGAAAAAATTTTCGATGCAATTGATGCAATAGCCCTAAAAGCCCCCAAATGTAAAATTGAAGAATTCGAAGAGCTAATTTACATTAACCAGTCTCTACTAAGAGCAATAGGTGTGAGTTCACCAGAGATCGATGAAATAATTTCCAAGCTCGAAAAAGATGGTTTTAAGGTTAAGCTAACCGGAGCTGGTGGCGGTGGATGCATTTTCGGGATATACAAGGGTAAAAAGCCTGCTGGGAGCTTTTTAGTTAAACCCGAAAGGGAGGGGGTCAGAATTGAAGATTCTTAA
- a CDS encoding histone deacetylase family protein: MKIVFSPKFYKVYSHEPAAEPGRMESIINELKCYEFVEPKPAEEKDVLLVHTKRHFEDVKQDHTVFELAMLAVGGAILASEIAFKEPSFGLIRPPGHHASPDSAWGFCYFNNVAIAVKKLLAGGKISRAAIVDFDLHFGDGTANTFREEQRVKYYHMSGSNIDGIAEFLEKHEYDIIAVSAGFDRHKEDWGGLLETEDYTKIGEIIKEFAEKKCNGRRFAVLEGGYNHEVLGKNVKAFLKGFD, translated from the coding sequence ATGAAAATCGTCTTTTCACCAAAATTCTATAAAGTGTATAGCCATGAGCCGGCTGCAGAACCTGGGAGAATGGAGTCGATTATTAATGAATTAAAATGCTATGAGTTCGTGGAGCCTAAACCAGCGGAAGAAAAGGACGTGTTGTTAGTTCACACGAAAAGACATTTTGAGGATGTAAAACAGGACCACACGGTTTTTGAGTTGGCAATGCTTGCAGTTGGCGGTGCGATTTTGGCAAGCGAAATCGCTTTCAAAGAACCAAGCTTTGGCTTGATAAGGCCTCCAGGGCATCATGCAAGTCCAGACAGCGCCTGGGGTTTTTGCTACTTTAACAACGTTGCCATAGCCGTTAAAAAACTTCTTGCTGGTGGCAAAATCTCAAGGGCAGCAATTGTCGATTTTGATCTGCATTTCGGCGATGGAACTGCAAATACCTTCAGAGAAGAGCAGAGGGTCAAATACTATCATATGAGTGGTAGCAACATAGATGGAATTGCGGAATTTTTGGAAAAACACGAATACGATATAATTGCAGTCTCTGCCGGGTTTGATAGACACAAGGAAGACTGGGGTGGACTTTTGGAGACCGAAGATTACACGAAAATTGGCGAAATAATAAAAGAATTTGCAGAAAAGAAGTGCAATGGTAGGAGATTTGCAGTCCTTGAGGGAGGATACAACCACGAAGTTCTTGGAAAAAATGTTAAAGCCTTTTTAAAGGGATTTGATTAA